The Venturia canescens isolate UGA chromosome 4, ASM1945775v1, whole genome shotgun sequence genomic interval CACATGTTCGATAACCCGGtgcatatatacgtatacacacGATCCACCTATTTATATACGAGTCATTGCGCACTGAATCGACCTACCCTCCCACCTCCACCGTCCAGCCTCTACTCTTCTTTTTTATCGAGTTTTTTCGGCGAATCGCTCcttgatgaaaaacaaaaaaaaatgttccgaGGCGACGATCCGCAAGCTTGTCCTAATAGAAATAGCAGCGGGCAACGTCTCTTCGTAATTCCGCCAACCTTCTCCTTTTCTCGATACCGACTCAACGTTTAATGCCCCATGCATATCGGGCGGATATATCAATTCATCGCTACTCTACGCGGATCGAAATTTCCAGCTGGCTCCGGTTTGCACACAAGCCTGGAATAACTGTCCCCTTTtacctcttttctttttccctgCACGTGTATGCTTCTCGATCAACTCAATATGATTACGGGAGAtaggaaaaatgaattttatcgaGTTGCTTAACTCAAACTAATAACGAGAGGCGtcaatttaaatttcattgaaactgACAACGAGAGTATGcagaaatttgtaaatttgatgaaagagGGCTTTTTTGAAGGTAAATCCTGACGGTTTTATATAGTTTGATGTATTCAATAAGAGAGGCAATGCGAAAAGCAGCCTCGTGAGAGGATCGATATAGAAGTATATCTGTGACATGCGCGGCCTTATAAATTCGTAGCTGATATTAATAATGCTGTTGAATCTTGAGATTCTTCTCGCTACAAATATTTAATGCTATGCGAGGTGTGCGCCATCGAGATAATGCTTGTTTATGGAAAGAAGCGTACACGCCTTGTTCGCAATAGGATCCGACCTCGTGAGCGAAACGCGCTAATGAGCGAAAATTCTCTCCCCCCTCTGTCCTCTTCTGACTCAACTTTTGCCGTTGTTGTCGTCGTTAATTAATCCAGTTTCTCTGACACAGATGGTGCATCCGAAGAGCGATGAGCAACGTCAGAGGCTTAGCGAGAGTGTCAAGACTATATTGCTTTTCCGTGCCCTCGATAAGGTGAGTTTGTATGGCGCTCCCGTTTTTTTCATAGCAAGACGCGCCTTGGCAAAAaactttcattcattttcattgaattattcatgtttttgttttattttacatttaaTCTCTTAAAGGAACAAATGGCCGATGTTCTTGACGCCATGTTCGAAAAGACAGTTGAGCCCGGGGACTTCATCATACGGCAGGGCGACGACGGTGACAACTTTTACGTAATTGAGAGGTAACAAGAGTTGATATCGTCGGAGTAATGAAGGAGAGGAAACGGGGCGGTATCCTCCGAAGCGAGGGTAATACcgcaaattttctttttcactttttcaagGGGAAAATTCGAGGTTTACGTCAGAGATCAAATGGGCGTCGAAGTTATGATACACACGTACGATAACAACGGTGCTTTCGGGGAGTTGGCTCTTTTGTACAATATGCCACGAGCAGCGAGCATTAAAGCAATCACGAGGGGAACGTTGTGGGCAATGGACAGGCAAACCTTCCGTCGTATATTACTCAAGTCGGCATACAAGAAGCGCAAAATGTACGAGGATCTTATAAATAAAGTACCGATGCTTAAGTCCCTGGAGGTGAGCAATTCTTATGTGGTGATTTTCATCCGGTACTCCGATCCTGcgatatattttatttgaGTACACTCTATTCCGGCTCGATATATATTCGTTTCAGGCGTACGAGCGTATGAATCTCGCGGATGCTCTCGCACCCAAGCATTTCGTTGATAACGAAAGAATCATCAGGCAAGGGGACACCGCCGATGGCATGTACTTCGTGGAGGATGGACTCGTAAGGATTACGATTCTCGGTGAAAATGGACGCGAGGTCGAGGTCGGTACTCGTTGCCTCGATGTTTTTCTATATCTCGGAACAATCATCACGTGACTAATGAAAATTACAAGCGAAATAATGTTTTAATTTGGGTTTCTCTCCGGTTGTTTTGGTGAAACAGATAAACCGTGTGCCCGCTGGTGGATATCTGGGAGAGCTGGCTCTAGTCACGCACAAGCCACGCGCCGCTTCGGCGTACGCTGTCGGCAACGTTAAACTCGCATGTGAGTACATCCCCAAGAGTGTTTTAAGTGTTTTATCactattttcaaattctcgcTTGGTCTACATGAATAAGTTGATGCTTCGCGACCCACTCTCCGTTCATCGCTACCAAACGGGCCGTAGACCGCCGCCGGATCTATATACTCATATCGCCAATTATTGGAtttcctttctctcgctcgttcCCTTCTCAAACGCGCCCGAGCGGGAAAAGTAACTGCCTTGCTCTAGTACGCGTATTACACTTTGTAAATTGTTTCCTCGATCGAAAGCGCGAGAACAatagaaagcaaaaaaaaaaaaaaaaacaatcaacgACTTCGTTCTCAATGGTTTGTTCCTCAAATTGTTATTTCAGTCCTGGACGTTGAGGCTTTTGAGCGTCTGCTCGGACCTTGCATGGAGCTGATGAAACGCAATATCGACGATTACGAAGATCAGTTGATCAAAATATTTGGCAGCAAAACCGACATCTCCGacattcgatgaattttcgatGCGAATCAAATTTTCCCCGCTGTGCTGCAAAGTCATTTAAACACACAcagaaaataatataaaaaatgaaaatgaaaatgaaaaaaaaaaaacaaaacaacaacaacaaaaaacaacaaaagaatataataataacaataataatgataatgataacAATGAGAGACAGTATAGTGACGTTTAATGAGCACAAACTCTTTGACACCCGCTTGCGAAATATCATCTATGCATTTTATTTAAGGATCTTTCTCGAGATGTCATTCGCATCAACTATCCAATAGATgttattataatataatagTCACTATTTGCcaagagataaaaaagaatgCACAACAACACTCAGCATGTGTGAgtttgtgtgtgcgcgtgtgtctgTGGGTATGTGTATAAATGTTCATCTGTAAGACTATCATCAATTGGAAAGTATAAACGAGTATgcgtttgcgctgaaaaattaacAGAAAACCTCAATGTATCTCAATGAGAGGAACGTAGCAGCAATATAATCGAGTCGTACGCATGAAAATTTACATCCGATCACCCCGCGCTCTCGTACTCATCTGTTCGCTCTATATTCATTAATAGTTACAACGTTAGACAATCTCCAGCGAATTAGAGTCGACCATTTCTAATGAACAAATGAAATatgtaagagaaaaaaaggagaagtcGTTTCGGACTCGAAAAGTTGTCGCGGACAATACCATCGTGTATAGAACGACAAAACGACGAAGAGGCTCTGGTCGATCCttacgttgaattttgtaataTGTTTTCACCGGTGTTCCGATCATTTCATTAACGCAATCAAAGAAAACAACAAATCAATGGAAATAGCACGATTACATTCTTTCGTGTATCTACATAATTAACCAAGTTTCTATGTCACGTTGTAAACAAAAGTATtagaaaaagttaaaaatacAATTATCATGATAATACCGGATAAATGAAAGTCAATCTCAATTTGTGTTCACTGTAACTTGCATAACTgatcaaaatttgaatattttttaagccGCGATCATTAGAAAATCGCGCGTTTATCTCTGAATATCAGTATGCATGGTACATATTCCTCCTTTATGGCGTGATAATTCccattaaaaaatcaacgttTTATCCACGTGCATATGCGTGACATGAAGAAAAACATTCGCTCGTCGCATCGTGGACAACAGAAaaaagctattattataaatttcgatcgattccAATCTGAGCTTGAATACTGTCGCGATAGTGTTAACCGGTGTTAAAAAAGgacgtattatttttataccgaTATAagtgaccgaaaaaaaattcaaaaagagataaaaaattacgTTCAAACGAATCGTTCATTCAAATCGTATTACCCCATGGACGCAATATAACGAGCGGTCATTTAgttcattctcatttttatgaaaatggaagatggggctgaaacgagaaaaaagaaaaaaaacgaaggtcTCATTGTCTTTGAAATTATCGTCGCCCTCAGATAGACGTAAGAATCTCTTAGTGAAGCATTAACAATAATAAGATTAATACGTCTCGAAAAGTTTTTGAGGCGACATTAACGCTGGAGAAGAGTCTACGTTACAGATCACTCAGTTTTCACGTGTAATGATATCGAACAGACACGACTGGAAATTACAACTGTCTATGAATTATCAAATAAcattgtatgaaaaaaaaaaaaaaaaatattgtaccgTTATTCGTGCATTACAATGGAAGCAACTAGTGTGAGTGGAAAAAAGTATGCTCCAGTATCGAGGTGAATATagggaagaagaaaagatGACAGAAAAACCAATAATTCGTAACTTCcgaatttaaatttaaattaaataattatttatttctgaTTGGATGCGGGGATACGTTGCGAAAAATGCCAAGTATCGTAAATACTGCGAATAATATATGCGCAGAAGCGATTAGTGTCTAAGTCAGTGCGCAAAAGATTcgacgaaaatattgaaaagagcCACATCGTTTCATTCGTCAAACATGCATCAAACACGAACGGGCTGCTTGTCACAATtctcgaattatttttcaaattattcgcGTCGAGGCTGTGCggggtgattttttttcttattcgatATTACATAGGTgtgtttttcaacgattttatcCCTTTTATTTAACTCCACTGTGTTTTCAGTacgagaagaataaaaatacagcAGCTTTCGCGTCCTCTTAGCGCGATTATATCTTGCCAAGCCAAGATAGCAAAAAAGCTACCCAATAATACCACAAGATCTGCTGAACTGTACACAAATAGAAATTCGTAATCTCTAATTtgctaaaacgaaaaaactgaCGTCAATAGAGTTTCCCACATCGTTGTCGATATCTCATTGATTGGCATTTAATGTTTTAGGAGAAAGAGctgatttaattttcttcctcTTGCTTAATTAGCTACGCTCTATTATACCTCGTCAGGCAACGTGGCGATTGACAGACACGGTATCGAAAAAACTGCAGCGTtctacatttttattattattctgtAGTCCATCTCTCGTTCCATTAGTGTCTACCAATCCTCGGTATTTGTATTGTTGAATggggggagggagagagaaaaaaaaacatacgtgAAACCATTGAATAgtctgaacaaaaaaaatcgaagaaaatccAATGCTGAGAAACATCATTGGAGAGGAGGCAATATTTGTTATTGTTTTAGTCGATGTATATCAGAGAATAGCATATTTGCGTTAGCCATGCTTTAAAGTATGTTGAGCTAGTTAGTTTTGTTTTGTAATATTCTAAATTATTTCGACActcgaaaaataagtaaatcagaacaaaagaattattcCGACGGAATGCAAAAGCGTCTTTAGAGGCAGTACATTggaaaaagaacagaaaaatgaactttggtggaaaaagaattgagAAAGCGCGTTCAACATTTGCTACTAACTCGTGTGAGTTACGATAGAAAGAGCGTGTGTTTTGTCCAAAGAATAGCGAATAACGGAGAGCTTCCCTCAGCGATAAAaaagctagaaaaaaaaaatattatggaTAAAAATGACCATCTCGTTGTTGTCTCAGCCGTATGATCGAAGTATGTATACCGGGTAATCCTCGAGTACGATGTACGAGTGAATGtataaaattaaagaaaagtgACTAAACTTTGCGTGAATCACGATAATATTAAGTGTTGGAAATACAAATTACTCGCGTCGCTACAAAAATTAggtattattatgattatcgttgtcatcatcatcattactATTACTATTATGTGAATCTCGTCCCGAATACGCATTACAACTTGTAGTACTTAACCCTTTGACTGTGTCGTTAGGGATTTAATCGTGCATATTAATGTATACTACGTCCAAAAATATGTCGAGTGCACACATTCGACGtgtacgtatatatgtatatacatatatttattcgtatatactACGCCAAAGGTGAATTGTTAGTCTCAGGTTTACctatatttataattataaaatcaCAGTTCTTAGAATGATTTACTTCAACTTCATGAGCATCGTTGATTTAAATTGCCATCCCAATAGATGGATCTTTTgttgaaaatgcaaaaaataaaaaaatgtttacatcATGAAAAGAACGATGATTGGTGAATAAAGTGGTCTAGGTTCGCGAAAATCAAACTGCACTGAGAGAATAACGAAGAGAAGCGCATCAGTGTTACGGTCAAAGGCTTCAATTGCGTTAGTTCTTCTCAACAATTATAGCGAGTTGTAAAACGAACAAATAAAAGGTGTGCatgcgaaaaaataattaaaacacaAAGAGGGAAAATACGCTGGGATATAGAGAACTCGGAAGCTCGGCTGGTCCGACCGAGTTTAACCATATCATCCACACTGAAGTAACACGCAgtcatatttataaaaaaaaaaaaaaaaacaaaagaaaaataacctttccaattttcgtatttcataTTATgtatgtatacgtatattgcatatataaattgaagaaaaagaatctACGAGAGAAAATAGctactgagagaaaaaatcgcgagGTCGTAAcgttatttttcgattttattctaGTCTTCGATAAGTTGGCCATCAAGTTATTTAAGTATTTACGACACACCGATATTATTGCCAATTATTGATGCTAATGTAAGAATGTAGGAAAGAAATTGGAAAGACACGAAGAAAACTGTATTGCTCCTCGAATATGCCTCCTGCTCAAAATGTTTTATCACGTATGCACAAATTTTAGGGGGTGGGTTGCGCGCGGTTAGCACCGAAAGCGAAAAACAACGTTCGCCCGAGCTTGAAGAGCAGCAAGGCATCATTTATTCGCGAATCAGTCATGATTTACATTCTTTCCATTTCTGTAGAGCGATTATCCGGCAAGCTGAGCCAATCTTATTCGAGAAGCGAGCaataatgaatatatatacatcatatgtatatatggttatatacgtatatgtatatatatatatatatgaaaaatagataGTGTAATCAaagttataatataataaatgaaTGGACCTGAACGTGTACGAACTCATTTGtttgtgaatttcattttatttctctgCCCTCGTCCCTCATCGAGAATAAAATTATCATGAGCATACATGCAAGAGCTGTcggtttttaaaattattcatgGTGGGCTGTCCTTAACGGCCTTGCTCAGGATAGCGCTGTTCCGTCTTATAGAAAGATTAACAAATACGACGATTAGTAACAGAGCCCAACACATCTGTTCACGTTGAAAACTGTCTTGGGATTTGTAATACATTTCTAAATCCGGATGAACTTTGATGGAGTCGGTTATTTGGTTCCCTTCCGGTTCTACTCTCCATCCTCGTTTGACctttatcaaattttgtacGACACTCCCGGCCGATACAGGCTCCGTACCGACTAGCAAGTTGAACAGACGGGCCGGCGTATGAGGACGCAtcatataaatattatttatttgcgagaaggctttgctcgtgcctgcaaaatttgaaacttattatatcGATACATTATTCCAACGATGCATCGTGTTCCTTATATTCCGTTTTCATTCGCCATAAGAACTAACGAAACTAGTTACCATTATCGGTTTGACACTGCCTTGTCCCCAAAATGCTCACGATGCTCGCATTTATTTGTTGTCGTTGCAAATTTTGATAGTAGATCCTTGTATTAATTCTGGAATACGGTATGACTTGATCGCTTTCCATAACGTACGCGTCCGAAAATCCCATTCTGGAAACGGTTCTCACTACCTACCTTTCCATACAAcgcaaaattataaatttaatGAGCTTTGAAAAAGGTTTGCGAATTTCTATTTTATGCATACCGAATCAACAGTCGTTATGACGCCATTTTTTGTGCTCACTTCGTTCATGATCTCACTCTGCCATTCCAGCAAATTGCCGTTTGTGTCTAAACGAGCCCAACTCACTACATTATCGCAAACCCATATTCCTGTACCCGTTTGAATTTTCTGGAATTCgatgaaatcgattttttttaaaaaaagatgaaCTCTCTATTCCTAAAGAAACGACTTGTTTGTTCCGTGTAAGTGAAGGATTCTGCTCAACTTATTGAAATGGGGATATTTTGAGATATGAATCATTCTGATTCTTCagattcacttattttttaatgactCTCATCATGTCAATTCTATCAATTCTACGTtttttgagattaaaaaaaaaatttactaaacgatcctaatttttttttggtgttGGACAAACGAAACCCTTCGAAACGTTTCTAAACTTACCACTCGTTTAGCTTCTTCCAAAGgagaaatcaaaaaattaacTCTCCCGCTAGCAGATGGGACTTTGCTagactgtttttttctcaagataGACTTACAAAATCTGTCGAGAACAGTAATATCGATACCTTGGAATAGTAGTACTTCATCCAGAGATTTAAAACCAGCATTTTTGTCACGGTAAGCTATTAGTTTTTTGATTCTCGGTTCTGTAATTCTGTAACTATGAATTCAATGGTACTATTAATTGCAAAATCGATCTGTCAGAGGTTACTCAAATAACATTTGGGACCTTAAAGACAGAATATAAGATTTTCTTCAACCAATCATTTGTTCAAGTTCACGTTAATATGTAGAAACTGATCAAACTATGATAGTTGTAATGAAATCTTtagatttttaaaatctttcggttcaataattttgtaaaatataacgaaacatttttcttcaatacagaaaaaaaaataatgaaatgtacAACAAAATTTAACAAGCTCATGTTGTTTGAAATTTACCGATATCATTGAAAATcaagtgagagaaaaaatatgagctaTCGTCATAGAtggataaaacaaaaaagtatcGCAGCACTAATAGAAATATAATTCATGCTTGCCTTTTCAATTCATCTAGGGTACTAGTATTGATAGTTTCTATTATCGTGTTTTGTTCCTCCTTGGTAAATTCAGCactgaaatcaaatttttcaggcAGAGTGCTTGGTGCTGTTTCATCCGAAAACCATTTTTTGAGATAGAAACAAGTCTGGAAACGACAATGCAAATGTAAGAAACAAAAGTTTAGGATTTTTTTAGTGCGATGCAACTCCATAGATACAATAAGAgatataataaattgaaacaatTATTCGAGAACTCATTCTTCCATCTTCAAATTTGAACTACACTAACAACAAATGAATTTCAACCATAACCTTCGAAAATTAGAGTATCAGAATCAGgactgtacaaaaaaaaatttacttccATAAAAATTATGAATCCTACTATTATCAAAGTATTCATGGGAGATTAATTTTTAGATATTCATCGATCAGTTAcctctcgctttttttttaaagatattcTGGCTAAATTGTTCATCATCGCCATTGCAGCAGCAGCCCGCACTTTCGTCaaaaaaaacataacttcttacaCAATTGAATTGACAAATTTTCCGCTGTTCCCATATGTGCTCCTTTCATATTAGGTGCGTACAcgtattatttcaaattttaaatgaaaagtgcgACCAGCTATATGAAAGTTgcattttctttgaatttgtTTTGGTTTGTTTCATCTTCGCTCATCACGACGCACCATAACCTCGAAAATCTGAGTATGTGAGGAATGGGAACAGCTAATTGGAATCGCAGGGTCGGTGCTATTGCGCCTCTTGTATGATGGCAAAAacttaaaattcgaaaacgcTTAGAGATTCATCTCATTTATTTGCCCGTGCACTACAAAGCATAAGTAGCCTGTGCGTGGTCTATAGTATCCAGtatttcggaaaaattctATCTGCTAGCAGCTCATAGACAAAGATTtaaatagaaaatcgattggaAATCGAACGGAAGTTgaactatatatatatattatatataattttttgagGATGGACGAGAGCGAGAATAAAACGTCAATTGGAATCAGTTTGTTGGCGAGTAGTAGCGGTTCTTCCGAGTCGAGATTTTGGCACTGCACCCCTATAATAAATGGAGTGGCAATGTATACAGGGAAATGTTGGATCTTTCGATAAGCTCGTTGCCAAAAacgactttttatttatttcatgttCGATGTAAATCATACCTCTGCACCGGTGGCCAGTACGTTATCTCAGTGAGTTGGGATTCAGCACGCCGATGATGAGTTGATTCACTGGAATGCGTGGAATAGATTGGTTCTTCGTTAGGAGTTGTGTTTTTGCCATCTGTTGTTGTGTCCGCAGAGGCTCCAAAATTTCCTTCAAGGACGCTTTTCAGAGGTTGCTCGCTGGCAGATTTGACAATTCTCAAAAGATTTGCCTCGGAATTGTAATACGGATAGATGGtgtaaataatcgaaaaaggAGACAAACTCGAGCCTGAGGCTTGTATATTTTCGGCTTTACACATTCCTACCAGGAATACGAGCCACGCACCGAACAATCCCTATTGATGAACAATCACGCAAAGGACGAAAAAgaagcaaatgaaaaattgagtaattatgcttaaaaaaacattacattggCTTTCAATAACagcagagagaaaaagagattgaATAGACTCACAGGGAATGAGGCAAACATGTTGGTACTCGGTGTGGAGAGACTaacggagaaaaaatggcAACTTGCTTATTTTATATAGATACAAGAAGAGCCTTAATACTCGGGTGGGtgcattattgaaaaacacGCTTTCGGCTCATAGGTATCGCGTTACCCTCTCGGAGCTCTTCTTTCCATATTCCAAAGGATTAAACTTACGCGAATGTACCAAAGAGAGAAACGGCGGTAGTTGTCGGGGATAAGGGCGAAAGTGAACGTATTgaggcaatttttttattcgcattgcaagaataatttataaattattaattattaaatattaaatCTATCGTATATACCCCGTACGCGCAAATAACagtcatttgtttatttttctttcttggaCAAACGAGACAAAGACTTAGTAACTGATGATGCTTATCTCTCGACCATCTCCAGAGGTATGACGTTACAGCCCAACAAACCCTTGTCACTCCAAGGACGAGGAATTAATGTCAGGGATAGTATATCCGTATCGCGTTTAACTTTGACTACTATCGGCTTAAAACGGCTGTGCTCGACCAATGATCCAATGTCCTTCAGAGATTTAAAATTCTGATAATTCACGGAGCCGAATTCCGTTATTTTGTCGTTTTCTCTGATGCCCTGTAGATGATATACAATCATACTATTATATGCTCAAATAACCTTCTCAGTTGGCTTATTTTAAGTTTTCTGTTCTAATTATGCACTGGGCTACTCAAATATATGAATGCCTCTGTTGAACTTCAACCTCTGTTGATTAAATAGTTTGTtaatcgaatgatttttcttacTGTCCGGAAAAACATTATTGTGCATtcgatttgaaatatttctattCCCATTCAATACAAAACTCTTAATATCGTGCCATTTGATCGATTGTTTTTCAGCTTTCCACGAAATACTTGTAGAAGCCCAGGTACCGGGTCAAAAGTTAATTTGATATTCGTTCAATGTTTCATTTATAGTAAAGACTTTCTGATCAAGTTTTAAATAATGTTTTCAAATCTTGCCAATCTCCGAGTGTACGAGATTCGTATGAATTTTCACAGatatttatgaaatggttCTCTGATCTAGAAAAGACTATTATTTTGGTAAATGCGCAACTTTTATAATCATTTCAGACAGAAAATCCAGTATAATGTATTTAAAAATTAGCAAGATTTAAAGCGAGAtcagtattttttaatatttgtcaCAAATAATAAGTATGAAATTAGACGAATGGAAATATTCTTACTGCGCTTTCGGCTGGAGATCCAGATGTTACCAAATTTACTCTCAGAAACGGTTCGGTGTAAAGACTCTCACACGGCTCTTCCTTGACAGGATTTTGCACTGGGTTGTACGAGTTTGCTTCAGTCATGGATGTACATTTATGTATCTTGCTCAAGCCTTGTTCGATCTTCTTCATTAGTTGTTTGTGATCATTGCGTAAACCTATCAAACGTcagctcatatttttcaatgagatcGAGGACtattgacagaaaaaaatattttgaaataatgatgatCTCACATATTATTTTGTGCCGAGCGTGTCTAACACGGTAAACATCAATGTCGTTTCGAGGATAGCCTTCTGAATCGACGAGAGCCTCGTTCATTCCGACATCATTCTGAAATCGTTTTTCTAATATTTACAAATGGTCAATATCAAGAAACGTAGCATCAACTTGATGCCAAGTATGTATAATATTAAAACGATCATTTCCAaacgaaattccaaaaaagTCTCGTTTAAGACAATTGCGTCGTTGTACTTACGGAATCTAGAACAGCCTTCAAGTTAATCATTTCAGCCTCAATCGCATCTTTATCTTTCATTAATTCGAGAACAACGCTTTTGGCAGCCTCTAATTCCGCGTCGACCACCAtgtttttttccgatttttatctttcctgTAGAGAATTTATGGAAGAAGactccaattttttatgtgGAACCTGTATGATGATAAACGTCC includes:
- the Pka-R2 gene encoding cAMP-dependent protein kinase type II regulatory subunit; the protein is MSCQRNPGKIVVPDDLRDILLEFTISYLLEQPGDIVDYAVEFFTRLRENRQTMLIQSNTQTCSSTPDESIEEEPPVGRFASRRKSVFTETYNPEDDEEDEGVKMVHPKSDEQRQRLSESVKTILLFRALDKEQMADVLDAMFEKTVEPGDFIIRQGDDGDNFYVIERGKFEVYVRDQMGVEVMIHTYDNNGAFGELALLYNMPRAASIKAITRGTLWAMDRQTFRRILLKSAYKKRKMYEDLINKVPMLKSLEAYERMNLADALAPKHFVDNERIIRQGDTADGMYFVEDGLVRITILGENGREVEINRVPAGGYLGELALVTHKPRAASAYAVGNVKLAFLDVEAFERLLGPCMELMKRNIDDYEDQLIKIFGSKTDISDIR
- the LOC122409823 gene encoding uncharacterized protein, which encodes MGFSDAYVMESDQVIPYSRINTRIYYQNLQRQQINASIVSILGTRQCQTDNGTSKAFSQINNIYMMRPHTPARLFNLLVGTEPVSAGSVVQNLIKVKRGWRVEPEGNQITDSIKVHPDLEMYYKSQDSFQREQMCWALLLIVVFVNLSIRRNSAILSKAVKDSPP
- the LOC122409822 gene encoding 26S proteasome non-ATPase regulatory subunit 9 produces the protein MVVDAELEAAKSVVLELMKDKDAIEAEMINLKAVLDSNDVGMNEALVDSEGYPRNDIDVYRVRHARHKIICLRNDHKQLMKKIEQGLSKIHKCTSMTEANSYNPVQNPVKEEPCESLYTEPFLRVNLVTSGSPAESAGIRENDKITEFGSVNYQNFKSLKDIGSLVEHSRFKPIVVKVKRDTDILSLTLIPRPWSDKGLLGCNVIPLEMVER